Genomic segment of Rattus norvegicus strain BN/NHsdMcwi chromosome 7, GRCr8, whole genome shotgun sequence:
CCCGGGCTTAGGACAGGGGAACCTGAGGAGAGTCGCTGCCCACTACCACAGGGGACAGGACAGAGCCTGTCAGTCACTCTTTGGGAGGCAAATGACCAGGACCTATTAAGTATCTGAGTCAGAGTGTAGTTACCAGCACTCTTTGCTACTTTAGTAACATCCCAAACTCCTTAAATCCCTTTTCAGACAGGGCGAGGAAAACAGGTAAGGTGAAGGGCTGTTTCATGTCTcctagccccacccccacccccggcctgTCCTATAAGAGCTCCTCCTTGGTGGTAGTGCCTCTTCACGCCTACTAATGgatcacagttttgttttttctcactgtgtaaccttggctgccCCAGAACTTGAAGTGTAGACCGGGGTGGCCTCATGCATCgagatctccctgcttctgcttccaaatCCTGGAATTGAAGGCCCGACCTAACCAATCACAGTTTAGCAATAATAGTTCTTAGGGTCActgagaggagggagcagagggagCAGCTTATGCGTGACTAGTGACGCCTTTCAGGTGCCATCCCTCATGTCAGATGGAGGAGAACACATTGTCTGCCTTGGCTCTTCTCTCAACCAaactgagttttttttaaatgatctgtttatttattttatgtatgtgagtacactgtagctgtcttcagacacacaagaagagggcatcagatcccattacagatggttgtgagccaccatgtggttgttgggaattgaactcaggaccactggaagagcagtcagagctcttaaccgctgagccacctctccagccccaaactgaTTCTTGAGTTCTCTGAGCATCAGGATTGTTCTGAAGTCCAGGGAACCATGGGCCACATGCCAACGTGACAGATCTTTGGCTTCTGCTTGCCTGGACCAGGAGGGACCCCTGACCTCCCTGGGCTTTTGGGTCTGCTCTGCTTCAGGAGTAGAGAAGGTGAAGATATGGCGACTCTTCATCCTTACCTAGGTCTACGGGACTTATCACTAGAGTGAAGTCTAACCCCAGTGCAGACTGACCAGTTGACCTCATTAGAGAAGGGAAAACTGATACAATTcaaatgccgaatggctgtggGTAAGCTAATGCATTGCTGTTACCTTCCTGGTTAGATATACTGGCATAAGATTATGGTGTTAGAGGGAGCAGGGTGAAAGAGCAGATATTGTAGTAAATATGTCCAGACAATTTCCAAATAACCAGGAGTTGGGGaatacctataatcctagctgTTAGAAAAAAGATCATGAACCCGAGGCCAACCCGAGACACATACTGAGCTTTAGGCCACATAAAGATACTACTGCAAGTGCTTAACAGAAAAGTAAAGCTAGTTATGCTGccatgcacctgtaatcccaacacttgggaggtagaggcagggtcaggagttcaaggtaatCCTTGGTTTTATAATAGGTATCAGTCCCACTTAGGCTGCATGAGACTCTCTGTCAATcaaaaagaaatacaattaaatggaaatacacacacacacacacatacacacctacacgtgtgtgtgcatgcttgcacaaacacacacgcataccAAGCTACcctcgaactcagaaatccaccagCTGCTGGCTCCTGAatactggcattaaaggtgtgtgccaccattaccCGACCAGAAAGAATGTTTTAAACAAAAACACTATAACTCTGACCCTTTCACTAGCTGTCCTGACAGAGCTGACCTTGTACAGTTAATACTAAGGCACAGCTCTGGACACTTAGCTCCAAGCCTGGGTAGTCGGACTCTACAAAACAATGCCCATTTCTGATTCTCAAAGTAAATTAGTCTTTTTTCAAACATGGGAATACCTAGggttttatgtagccctggctggctccATAACTCTGTAGATAAGGATGACCTCCAACTCCTGACCCCTGGCTTTGTACTGACCAAGGCAGTAGTGCCTGAGTTCAGAAGATGTCTTCTAAGCTCTCAAGTTTGAGGTTAAACACATACCTCAGGTGTGCAGGCTAAGTCTGGCACTCACTGGTTAGCTGCTATGCTCTgtttgcttcctgttgctgtggtgaAGCACTTGGACCAAAAGCAGCCTGGGAAGGAAAGGTctctgtgttgtttgttttgtcttgtcttttgttgttgcttAGTGAATACCGAGGGAGGCCAATGCAGCAGCCACACTGAGactgtggaggagtgctgcttgctggcttctcTGCATgttttgctcagcctgctctcttgtATAAGCCCAGGATGGCCCACCCCACCTGCTCTCTTGTGTAAGCCCAGGATGGCCCACTCCACAGTAGTCATTCCTCCCACATTAGTCATCCGTCAAGAAAATGGCTCTGTCCACAGACCAGCGTGTGGATGAGCTTCTCTGATTGAGGCTCCCTTCCCAGATGACTCCCGATATATcaagttgaaaaataaaattccaccAACAAACAAGCCCCTAAGCAACGGCAGCCATCTCTTCCTGTAAAGCAGTCCCTAGTGCATCGCGCATATGCAGTGAGCAGTCTGTGATCGGTGGCTGCCGTGCCCTTGTCTGATTGGTGGGTGGAGGAGGTCTGAGGTGGACGAGAGGAGAACAAGCACCCTGACAGCTCACTGCATCCCTCTTGCCAGCTTTCTCCCATGTGGTGGAGAACACAGCCTTCTTTGGTGATGTGGTGCTGCGCTTCCCGAAGATTGTACACCACTACTTTGACCATAATTCCAACTGGAACCTGCTTATTCGCTGGGGCATCAGCTTCTGCAATCAGACAGGTGTCTTTGACCAGGGGCCCCACTCACCCGTCCTCAGCCTGGTAAGGACTAGTAAGAGGGCTGGGATCCCTGTCGGGTGGTGAGCTGGGAGCCTCAGCTCTGGATGTGGTTGACCCTGTCAGTTATCCTAGCTACTTAATGTGCTCTGTAAGTGTCAGGGCACTTTGTGTCATAGAGGCCTAATTCCAAAGGGTTCTGTGCTGACTTTCGGAGGTCCCTAGGGATTGTTTCCGGCCCACATTTGCCCAGGCTCTGAGGCTTAAGATCCTGTATAGTGGAATGGCTCTCTCGTAATCAGGggcaggaggcagaagaggatgaCCAGCTTTTTCATCCACAGATGGCCCAGGAGCTGGGGATCACTGAGAAGGATTCTGACTTCCAGAACCCATTTACAATAGACCGGACCGAGGTGAGCTGCTGGGGCCTGTGACTGTCGGTGTCTGATGGGCATGGGAGGTGGTTCTGTGGGACTAAGGCCTAGGGTATGCTGTGTGGGCTTGGAACCAGACAACCCAATGTATCCGATGTACTCAATGTACTCAAGTAACTGATGGTTTGGGTAAGTCACAGTTCCTCTCTGAATGAGCACCACAGCTGGGGTCTGGTGGAGATTGGGGATCCCTCATATGTACCCCAGGTTGTAAGTGTCAGAGTGACCAGCTGAGGCCAGGTCATGTTCTTCCCTGCTCTGAGCGTCTGGTGCTGGTACACTTGGGGCTTCTGTTCTCACGCCTACATGTGCCTTTAATCTAGAGTTCTAAACTTGGCTCTGGGGGCTAACAGCTGCAGCTTGAGAAGACAGATGGTGACACAGGGGGAAGGGATCAGAGGGAGCAGGGCAGACCcaggaggacaggaaggaaaggCTCCTCCTGTGGGTGAGACTGAGTCTGACAGGCTTGAGGGTCTACCTGCGTTGTCTGGATGCCAGGTTTCCAGTACAGCGGAAGCAGTAGCCAGACTGTTAGCCTTGTGGCCTTGGGTCCCCTTGTTCTTCAGGTCTTTACATGGAAGGGCCAGGCAGATGTGGGGCATGCAGTAGGCTTGCATTATACCTACAGACCACTGTGCTTAGGAAATTTGCCATCTTCATAGTGAATTAAACAGATCTGTGCTTTGCCAAGAAAAAGATAGATACCTTATCCTTCCAAGATTAGTCTCTGCAAACATAATCCTGAAAAAGTGGTCTGGATAAAGAGTTGCTAGAAATGAGATGTGGTTGTActtacctataaccccagcaatCATGAGGCTGGACCAAGAGGCCACCTGTCTAtgtagtgaatttgaggctagcctggactaaaACTgccttaaaacaaaccaaaaataaagtCAGTCAAACAAGAGGATTGACCAGATTGATCACTAGGTACTCAGTAAGCACATAGATTGCTGGGGCATTGCCTCCTGCCGGGCAGTCTGACCGAGGCAGTGACCGAGTCCATTCAGTTTGTCTCATGTCACTGAGGTACAGTCATATGCGTTGTTTTTGGTTTATTGATTTGagttttgagatagtctcacacTGTAACTGAGGTAGACCTTAAACTCTGCCTTAGccttccttccaagtgctgggttcCAGCTGCCACACGCTCGttctgaggatgaggatgaggccAGCCTGCAGGACTGACTTCAGTTAGCATGTTCTTCAGGGTCCCCAACTCAAACAGATGTTGCTTAGATCTTGGGACTAAGATGTCTCATTCAAGCCATTAGAACATCGTCTAAAAATTAATGTGCACCCACCTAAGATTTAGATTTCATCTGCCAGTTTTACTAAATGTATTTGTTAATAGTTATAGGAAGCAAAAGCAGAGCAGCAGTCATTCAGCGTGGGCCAACGTCCCTGGGGCCTCTCTCTCCCGCTGTATGCTTTTAAGTTGT
This window contains:
- the Ccdc134 gene encoding coiled-coil domain-containing protein 134 isoform X1, with amino-acid sequence MAVAFSHVVENTAFFGDVVLRFPKIVHHYFDHNSNWNLLIRWGISFCNQTGVFDQGPHSPVLSLMAQELGITEKDSDFQNPFTIDRTEFIPSTDPFQKALREEEKRRKKEEKRKEIRKGPRISRSQSEL